One Dehalococcoidia bacterium DNA window includes the following coding sequences:
- a CDS encoding transposase, translating into MLGKRSVQKGLFEADNLYVEHVGRDLFYGFLASMRGQLFEDGSFAEIYCPDNGRASVPPSLLATALLLQTHDRVSDEEAWQRAAFDIRWKVALGIEIDEKPFAKSTL; encoded by the coding sequence ATGCTGGGAAAACGGTCGGTACAGAAGGGGTTGTTCGAAGCGGATAATCTTTATGTGGAGCATGTGGGCCGCGATTTGTTCTATGGATTCTTGGCGTCGATGAGGGGGCAGTTGTTCGAGGATGGGTCTTTTGCCGAGATTTACTGTCCTGATAACGGGCGTGCGAGTGTGCCGCCAAGCCTGCTGGCGACGGCGCTGCTGCTGCAGACGCATGATCGAGTAAGCGATGAGGAAGCATGGCAAAGGGCGGCCTTTGATATTCGATGGAAGGTGGCTTTGGGGATTGAAATCGATGAGAAGCCGTTTGCCAAGAGTACGCTGCA